A single region of the Cereibacter sphaeroides 2.4.1 genome encodes:
- a CDS encoding ABC transporter permease subunit has product MLRYTLRRLASAVPTVFIIVTLTFFMIRLAPGGPFDLERPLDPLIMENLKRAYNLDGSLWSQYLTYMGNLMQGDLGPSFTKRDFTVNDLFASGLPISMLLGGLAISLAVAIGTILGAIAALRQNSWLDYTIVGLATFGITTPNFVVAPLLSLFFGVILRWLPAGGWSSSDPTYWVLPVVTLALPQVAVIARLVRGATIEALRSNHVRTARAYGLPARTVVVKHALRAAMLPAVSYLGPTAAGLLTGSVVVETIFGLPGIGRYFVQGALGRDYTLVMGTVVVIALFILLFNLIVDLLYTLLDPRVRYD; this is encoded by the coding sequence ATGCTTCGCTACACGCTGCGACGGCTCGCCTCGGCCGTCCCGACCGTCTTCATCATCGTCACCCTCACCTTCTTCATGATCCGGCTTGCGCCCGGGGGCCCGTTCGACCTCGAACGGCCGCTCGATCCGCTCATCATGGAGAACCTCAAGCGGGCCTATAACCTCGATGGCTCGCTCTGGTCGCAATATCTGACCTACATGGGCAACCTGATGCAGGGCGACCTCGGCCCTTCGTTCACGAAGCGCGATTTCACCGTGAACGACCTCTTCGCCTCCGGCCTGCCGATCTCGATGCTGCTGGGCGGCCTTGCCATCTCGCTCGCGGTGGCGATCGGCACGATCCTCGGCGCCATCGCCGCGCTGAGGCAGAATTCCTGGCTCGACTATACGATCGTGGGGCTCGCGACCTTCGGCATCACCACGCCGAACTTCGTGGTGGCCCCGCTTCTGAGCCTCTTCTTCGGGGTGATCCTGCGCTGGCTGCCGGCCGGCGGCTGGTCATCCTCCGATCCCACCTACTGGGTGCTGCCGGTGGTGACGCTCGCCCTGCCGCAGGTGGCGGTGATCGCGCGCCTCGTGCGGGGCGCGACCATCGAGGCGCTGCGCTCGAACCATGTCCGCACCGCCCGCGCCTATGGCCTGCCCGCCCGGACGGTGGTGGTGAAGCACGCGTTGCGCGCGGCCATGCTGCCGGCGGTGAGCTATCTCGGCCCCACGGCCGCGGGTCTCCTGACCGGCTCGGTCGTGGTCGAGACGATCTTCGGCCTGCCCGGCATCGGACGCTACTTCGTGCAGGGCGCGCTCGGACGCGACTACACGCTCGTGATGGGGACCGTGGTGGTCATTGCCCTCTTCATCCTGCTCTTCAACCTGATCGTGGACCTGCTCTACACGCTCCTCGACCCGCGGGTGCGCTATGACTGA
- a CDS encoding ABC transporter ATP-binding protein — protein sequence MEPVLDVKGLRVAFQTNDGEVQAVRGIDLSVMPGETVAIVGESGSGKSQTTMALMGLLAQNGRATGSALYRGRELIGLSERELNKVRGDKITMIFQEPMTSLDPLYRIGDQLAEPLRFHRGLSKREARPRIVELLRLVGIPEPERRIDSYPHELSGGQRQRVMIAMALACDPDILIADEPTTALDVTIQAQILTLLADLQKRLGMAILFITHDLGIVQRFADRVYVMQAGEVVETGETAALFEAPSHPYTRMLLDAEPEGTKAPPPETAPVLMEGRNVEVVFSSGGGLFEAPNELRAVDGVSVRLRQGQTIGVVGESGSGKSTLGRALLRLLPSAGLVTFEGRELARDAAEMRPLRRRMQLVFQDPFGSLSPRMTVGRIITEGLKIHEPDLSTRERDRRAGAALAEVGLSPAMRNRYPHEFSGGQRQRIAIARSMILKPRVIVLDEPTSALDRSVQKQIVDLLRDLQARHGLSYLFISHDLAVVRALADYILVMKEGRIVEEGQTADIFDRPQEAYTRTLMAAALETRRFREEAERTSV from the coding sequence ATGGAGCCCGTTCTCGATGTGAAGGGCCTCCGGGTCGCCTTCCAGACCAATGACGGCGAGGTTCAGGCCGTGCGCGGGATCGACCTCTCGGTGATGCCCGGCGAAACCGTGGCCATCGTGGGCGAATCCGGCTCGGGCAAGAGCCAGACCACCATGGCGCTGATGGGGCTTCTGGCGCAGAACGGCCGGGCCACCGGCTCGGCCCTCTACCGCGGGCGCGAGCTTATCGGCCTGTCCGAGCGCGAGCTGAACAAGGTGCGCGGCGACAAGATCACCATGATCTTCCAGGAGCCGATGACCTCGCTCGACCCGCTCTACCGGATCGGCGACCAGCTGGCCGAGCCGCTGCGCTTCCACCGCGGGCTCTCGAAGCGCGAGGCGCGGCCCCGGATCGTCGAGCTTTTGCGCCTCGTGGGCATCCCCGAGCCCGAGCGGCGGATCGACAGCTATCCGCACGAACTGTCGGGCGGGCAGCGCCAGCGGGTGATGATCGCCATGGCGCTCGCCTGCGATCCCGACATCCTGATCGCCGACGAGCCCACCACCGCGCTCGACGTGACGATTCAGGCGCAGATCCTGACCCTGCTCGCCGATCTGCAGAAGCGGCTCGGCATGGCGATCCTCTTCATCACCCATGACCTCGGCATCGTGCAGCGCTTCGCCGACCGGGTCTATGTGATGCAGGCGGGCGAGGTGGTCGAGACCGGCGAGACCGCGGCGCTGTTCGAGGCGCCGTCGCATCCCTACACGCGGATGCTGCTCGATGCCGAGCCCGAGGGGACGAAGGCGCCGCCGCCCGAGACGGCGCCGGTGCTGATGGAGGGCCGCAACGTCGAGGTGGTCTTCTCGAGCGGCGGCGGCCTCTTCGAGGCGCCGAACGAGCTGCGCGCCGTGGACGGCGTGTCGGTCCGGCTGCGGCAGGGCCAGACCATCGGGGTGGTGGGCGAATCCGGGTCGGGCAAGTCCACCCTCGGGCGCGCGCTCCTGCGGCTCCTGCCCTCGGCGGGCCTTGTGACCTTCGAGGGGCGCGAGCTCGCCCGCGATGCGGCCGAGATGCGCCCGCTGCGACGCCGGATGCAGCTCGTCTTCCAGGATCCGTTCGGCTCGCTCTCGCCGCGGATGACCGTGGGGCGGATCATCACCGAAGGCCTCAAGATCCACGAGCCGGACCTTTCCACCCGCGAGCGCGACCGCCGCGCGGGCGCGGCGCTGGCCGAGGTGGGCCTCAGCCCCGCGATGCGCAACCGCTACCCGCACGAGTTTTCAGGCGGCCAGCGCCAGCGCATCGCCATCGCTCGGTCGATGATCCTGAAGCCCAGGGTGATTGTTCTGGACGAGCCGACCTCGGCCCTCGACCGGTCGGTGCAGAAGCAGATCGTGGACCTGCTGCGCGACCTGCAGGCGCGGCACGGGCTCTCCTACCTCTTCATCAGCCACGACCTCGCCGTAGTCCGGGCGCTGGCCGACTATATCCTCGTGATGAAGGAGGGCCGCATCGTCGAGGAGGGCCAGACCGCCGACATCTTCGACCGTCCGCAGGAGGCCTACACCCGGACGCTCATGGCCGCCGCGCTCGAGACGCGGCGCTTTCGCGAGGAGGCGGAACGGACGAGCGTCTGA
- the nspC gene encoding carboxynorspermidine decarboxylase produces the protein MIQTPYYLIDADRLRQNMAVVDRLRQASGAKALLALKCFATWPAFEHMRDHMDGTTSSSLYELRLGREKFGKETHAYSVAWPDHEIDEAVGYADKIIFNSVGQLARFRNRTGGIARGLRLNPGLSTSGFDLADPARPFSRLGEWSAEKIEAVLPDISGVMIHYNCENADVDLFERQLSEIEGRFGAILDRLDWVSLGGGIHFTGEGYPVDRLAARLKAFAAAHGVQVYLEPGEAAITRSATLEVTVLDLLDNGKQLAIVDSSVEAHMLDLLIYRQSAKVEPDAGDHSYMVCGKSCLAGDIFGEFRFAQPLQVGDRLSIADAAGYTMVKKNWFNGVKMPSIVIREPDGSLRVAREFGYGDYASSLG, from the coding sequence ATGATCCAGACACCTTACTATCTGATCGACGCGGACAGGCTGCGGCAGAACATGGCGGTCGTGGACCGGCTGCGGCAGGCCTCGGGAGCGAAGGCGCTTCTGGCGCTGAAATGCTTCGCCACCTGGCCCGCCTTCGAGCATATGCGCGACCATATGGACGGCACGACCTCCTCGTCGCTCTACGAGCTGCGGCTCGGGCGCGAGAAGTTCGGCAAGGAGACTCACGCCTATTCGGTGGCCTGGCCCGATCACGAGATCGACGAGGCCGTGGGTTATGCCGACAAGATCATCTTCAACTCGGTGGGCCAGCTCGCGCGCTTCCGCAACCGCACCGGGGGCATCGCCCGCGGGCTGCGGCTGAACCCGGGGCTCTCGACCTCGGGCTTCGACCTGGCCGATCCGGCGCGGCCCTTCTCGCGGTTGGGCGAATGGAGCGCGGAGAAGATCGAGGCGGTGCTGCCCGACATCTCGGGCGTGATGATCCATTACAATTGCGAGAATGCCGATGTCGACCTGTTCGAACGGCAGCTCTCCGAGATCGAGGGCCGCTTCGGCGCGATCCTCGACCGGCTGGACTGGGTGAGCCTCGGCGGCGGCATCCATTTCACGGGCGAGGGCTATCCGGTGGACCGGCTGGCCGCGCGGCTGAAGGCCTTCGCCGCGGCGCATGGGGTGCAGGTCTATCTCGAGCCGGGCGAGGCCGCGATCACGCGCTCGGCCACGCTCGAGGTGACGGTGCTGGACCTGCTCGACAACGGCAAGCAGCTGGCCATCGTGGACAGCTCGGTCGAGGCGCACATGCTGGATCTGCTGATCTACCGGCAGTCGGCCAAGGTTGAACCCGACGCCGGAGATCATAGCTACATGGTCTGCGGCAAGTCCTGCCTTGCGGGGGACATCTTCGGCGAGTTCCGGTTCGCCCAGCCGCTGCAGGTGGGCGACCGCCTCTCCATCGCGGATGCCGCGGGCTACACGATGGTGAAGAAGAACTGGTTCAACGGGGTGAAGATGCCCTCGATCGTGATCCGCGAGCCCGACGGATCGCTGCGCGTGGCGCGCGAGTTCGGCTATGGCGACTATGCCTCGAGCCTCGGCTGA
- a CDS encoding ABC transporter permease encodes MTEMPIPTPGTPSPQPEAIVGRSLWQDAWIRLRRNRAAVASALVLAFLGLVGIFGPMLSPHDYTRVYPQFVRAPASLEPYPRADVVIPSFERTMARARIEGAPVLENGTVSVRIEDEDPIDDRILRYFQRSDLFINPRLDLAPDGLSGTLSADVEQLYFLFGTDAVGRDLMSRIFIGVRISLAIGLLASAMALLLGVTYGAISGYLGGRVDNVMMRIVDVLYSLPFIFFVILLVVFFGRNLVIIFIAIGATEWLDMARIVRGQTLSLKRQEFVQAAEALGATRAGILMRHVVPNTLGPVIVFVTLLVPKAILLESLLSFLGLGVQEPLTSLGLLISEGAANMRGAPWLLIWPALTLTAILFALNFLGDGLRDSLDPKDR; translated from the coding sequence ATGACTGAGATGCCCATTCCCACACCGGGCACGCCCTCGCCCCAGCCCGAAGCCATCGTCGGCCGCTCGCTCTGGCAGGATGCCTGGATCCGGCTGCGCAGGAACCGCGCCGCCGTCGCCTCGGCACTGGTGCTGGCCTTCCTGGGTCTCGTCGGCATCTTCGGCCCGATGCTCTCGCCGCACGACTACACGCGGGTCTATCCGCAGTTCGTGCGCGCCCCGGCCAGCCTCGAGCCCTATCCGCGGGCCGACGTGGTGATCCCGAGCTTCGAGCGCACCATGGCCCGCGCCCGGATCGAGGGCGCGCCCGTGCTGGAGAACGGCACCGTCTCCGTCCGGATCGAGGACGAGGACCCCATCGACGACCGTATCCTACGCTACTTCCAGCGCTCGGACCTCTTCATCAATCCGCGGCTCGACCTCGCGCCCGACGGGTTGAGCGGCACGCTCTCGGCCGATGTGGAGCAGCTCTATTTCCTCTTCGGCACCGATGCGGTGGGGCGGGACCTCATGTCGCGCATCTTCATCGGCGTCCGGATCTCGCTCGCCATCGGCCTGCTGGCCTCGGCCATGGCGCTTCTGCTGGGCGTCACCTACGGGGCCATCTCGGGCTATCTCGGCGGGCGGGTGGACAATGTGATGATGCGGATCGTGGACGTGCTCTATTCGCTGCCGTTCATCTTCTTCGTGATCCTGCTCGTGGTCTTCTTCGGGCGAAACCTCGTCATCATCTTCATCGCCATCGGCGCGACCGAATGGCTCGACATGGCGCGGATCGTGCGCGGCCAGACCCTCAGCCTCAAGCGGCAGGAATTCGTGCAGGCGGCCGAGGCGCTCGGCGCCACGCGCGCGGGCATCCTCATGCGCCATGTGGTGCCGAACACGCTCGGGCCGGTGATCGTCTTCGTGACGCTTCTCGTGCCCAAGGCCATCCTGCTCGAGAGCCTGCTCTCGTTCCTCGGCCTCGGTGTGCAGGAACCGCTGACCTCGCTGGGCCTCCTGATCTCGGAAGGGGCCGCCAACATGCGCGGCGCGCCGTGGCTTCTGATCTGGCCCGCCCTCACGCTGACCGCGATCCTGTTCGCGCTGAACTTCCTCGGCGACGGATTGCGCGACAGCCTCGACCCGAAGGACCGCTGA
- a CDS encoding saccharopine dehydrogenase family protein — MKKNVLIIGAGGVAQVVAHKCAQNNDVLGDLHIASRTVSKCEAIIASVHEKGAMKVAGRFEPHAVDATDTAAVAALIRGTGAEIVINVGSAFVNMPVLEACLETGAAYMDTAIHEDPAKICETPPWYGNYEWKRRERCAEAGVTAILGVGFDPGVVNAYARLAADEYLDEVRSIDIVDINAGSHGRWFSTNFDPEINFREFTGTVYSWQNGDWQSNRMFEVGQEFDLPVVGKQQAYMTGHDEVHSLAANYPQADVRFWMGFSDHYINVFTVLKNLGLLSEKPVRTAEGLEVVPLKVVKAVLPDPSSLAPDYTGKTCIGDIVKGTKDGQPAEVFIYNVADHAEAYAEVGSQGISYTAGVPPVAAAILVAEGTWDVRKMANVEELDPKPFLALLNRMGLPTRIKDAAGDRALEF, encoded by the coding sequence GTGAAGAAGAACGTGTTGATCATCGGTGCCGGCGGCGTCGCACAGGTGGTGGCGCACAAATGCGCGCAGAACAATGACGTGCTGGGCGACCTGCACATCGCTTCGCGCACGGTCTCGAAATGCGAGGCGATCATCGCCTCGGTGCACGAGAAGGGCGCGATGAAGGTGGCGGGCCGGTTCGAGCCGCATGCGGTCGATGCGACGGACACGGCCGCGGTGGCGGCGCTGATCCGCGGGACCGGCGCGGAGATCGTGATCAACGTGGGCTCCGCCTTCGTCAACATGCCCGTGCTCGAGGCCTGTCTGGAGACCGGCGCCGCCTACATGGATACGGCGATCCACGAGGATCCGGCGAAGATCTGCGAGACGCCGCCGTGGTACGGCAACTACGAATGGAAGCGGCGCGAGCGCTGCGCCGAGGCGGGTGTCACCGCGATCCTGGGCGTGGGCTTCGACCCGGGGGTGGTGAACGCCTATGCGCGGCTGGCGGCGGACGAGTACCTCGACGAGGTGCGCTCGATCGACATCGTCGACATCAACGCGGGCAGCCACGGGCGCTGGTTCTCGACCAACTTCGATCCGGAGATCAATTTCCGCGAATTCACCGGGACGGTCTATTCCTGGCAGAACGGCGACTGGCAGTCGAACCGCATGTTCGAGGTGGGGCAGGAGTTCGACCTGCCGGTGGTGGGCAAGCAGCAGGCCTACATGACCGGCCATGACGAGGTCCATTCGCTGGCGGCCAACTATCCGCAGGCGGACGTGCGCTTCTGGATGGGGTTCTCGGACCATTACATCAATGTCTTTACCGTGCTGAAGAATCTCGGGCTTCTGTCCGAGAAGCCGGTCAGGACCGCCGAGGGGCTCGAGGTCGTGCCGCTGAAGGTGGTGAAGGCCGTGCTGCCCGATCCGTCCTCGCTCGCGCCCGACTATACCGGCAAGACCTGCATCGGCGATATCGTGAAGGGGACGAAGGACGGCCAGCCCGCCGAGGTCTTCATCTACAACGTGGCCGACCATGCCGAGGCCTATGCCGAAGTGGGCTCGCAGGGGATTTCCTACACCGCGGGCGTGCCGCCGGTGGCGGCGGCGATCCTCGTGGCCGAGGGCACCTGGGATGTGAGGAAGATGGCCAATGTCGAGGAGCTGGATCCGAAGCCCTTCCTCGCGCTGCTGAACCGGATGGGGCTGCCCACGCGGATCAAGGATGCGGCGGGGGATCGGGCGCTCGAGTTCTGA
- a CDS encoding heavy metal translocating P-type ATPase, translating to MSVAATEPRMSPMTDDRAPLILTGLTLVGMFAAAVVRWGIGTAEAPWPAVEAGALLLVFLAGGVPAAIRALKALWQEHELDIDLLMVIAALAAAAVGAAMEGAVLLTLFSFSTTLEQRAMGRARRAIEALMELRPDRTLRRTEAGTEEVAVEDLRPGDVVVLRPGARVPVDGVVVEGEGSIDESTITGESVPVAKSRGAAVFEATVNLHGVLEVEVRRPLAESTVARMIALVTEAQAARAPSERFSEWFGQRYTVAVLAGSILALLGFLWAGRAWDDALYRAATLLVAASPCAIVISVPAAILSALSAAARGGVLFKGGAALETLARVESFAFDKTGTLTTGRQEVVEIACDGDRDAFLTRLAGLEAHSEHPIADAIRRAAEARGLQPFPVREARAVPGEGMVGVDDEGMIWAGNARLAARMGARSTPAEPSASVSALHRGAETLVLLGRGARLLGALTVADRPRDSAGPGIAALRQSGVRRIAMLTGDRRAVADRIGAGLGIGPDEIRADLLPEDKVRIVAELAAQGRVAFVGDGVNDAAALARADVGIAMGAAGSEVALQAADVALLSEDIGRLALAHRLSRRTARIIRQNLVFAMGAMVTLVLSGLFLDLPLPLAVIGHEGGTVLVVLNGLRLLADPIRRRRTA from the coding sequence ATGTCCGTGGCAGCCACAGAGCCACGGATGAGCCCGATGACCGACGACCGCGCGCCCCTGATCCTGACAGGCCTCACCCTCGTCGGAATGTTCGCAGCGGCCGTGGTGCGCTGGGGGATCGGGACGGCCGAAGCCCCCTGGCCCGCCGTCGAGGCGGGGGCGTTGCTTCTCGTCTTCCTCGCAGGCGGGGTGCCGGCGGCCATCCGCGCGCTCAAGGCCCTCTGGCAGGAGCACGAGCTCGACATCGACCTCCTGATGGTCATTGCGGCCCTCGCCGCCGCCGCCGTGGGGGCCGCGATGGAGGGGGCGGTGCTTCTCACCCTCTTCAGCTTTTCCACCACCCTCGAACAGCGCGCCATGGGCCGCGCCCGCCGGGCCATCGAGGCGCTGATGGAACTTCGCCCCGACCGCACGCTGCGGCGCACGGAAGCAGGCACCGAGGAGGTCGCAGTCGAGGATCTGCGTCCGGGCGATGTCGTCGTGCTCCGCCCCGGCGCGCGCGTCCCGGTGGACGGGGTGGTGGTCGAGGGCGAGGGCTCCATCGACGAATCCACCATCACCGGCGAATCCGTCCCCGTGGCCAAGAGCCGCGGTGCCGCCGTCTTCGAGGCGACCGTGAACCTCCACGGCGTTCTCGAGGTCGAGGTGCGCCGCCCGCTGGCGGAAAGCACCGTCGCGCGGATGATCGCGCTCGTCACCGAAGCGCAGGCGGCGCGCGCGCCCTCGGAGCGCTTCTCCGAATGGTTCGGCCAGCGCTATACGGTGGCGGTTCTGGCGGGTTCGATCCTGGCGCTCCTGGGCTTCCTCTGGGCGGGCCGCGCCTGGGACGATGCGCTCTACCGGGCAGCGACCCTCCTCGTGGCCGCGAGCCCCTGCGCCATCGTGATCTCGGTCCCGGCGGCGATCCTCTCCGCCCTCTCGGCGGCGGCCCGGGGCGGCGTCCTCTTCAAGGGCGGGGCCGCGCTCGAGACGCTGGCGCGGGTCGAGAGCTTCGCCTTCGACAAGACCGGCACCCTGACCACCGGCCGGCAGGAAGTGGTGGAGATCGCCTGCGACGGAGACCGCGACGCCTTCCTCACCCGTCTCGCGGGGCTCGAGGCCCATTCCGAACATCCGATCGCCGATGCGATCCGCCGCGCGGCCGAGGCGCGGGGCCTGCAGCCCTTCCCCGTGCGCGAGGCGCGGGCCGTGCCCGGCGAAGGCATGGTGGGGGTGGATGACGAGGGCATGATCTGGGCCGGCAATGCCCGACTGGCCGCGCGGATGGGCGCGCGCAGCACGCCCGCCGAACCCTCCGCCTCGGTCTCGGCCCTGCACCGCGGCGCCGAGACGCTGGTGCTCCTCGGCCGCGGCGCGCGGCTTCTGGGCGCCCTCACCGTGGCCGACCGGCCGCGAGACAGTGCGGGCCCCGGCATCGCCGCCCTCCGGCAGTCGGGCGTCCGGCGCATCGCCATGCTGACCGGCGACCGCCGCGCCGTGGCCGACCGGATCGGCGCCGGCCTCGGGATCGGGCCCGACGAGATCCGGGCCGACCTCCTGCCCGAGGACAAGGTCCGCATCGTGGCCGAGCTCGCTGCCCAGGGCAGAGTGGCCTTCGTGGGTGACGGGGTCAACGATGCCGCAGCGCTGGCCCGCGCCGATGTGGGGATCGCCATGGGGGCCGCGGGCTCCGAAGTGGCGCTTCAGGCGGCCGACGTGGCGCTTCTGTCCGAGGACATCGGCCGGCTCGCCCTTGCGCACCGGCTGTCGCGGCGGACGGCCCGGATCATCCGCCAGAACCTCGTCTTCGCGATGGGCGCGATGGTGACCCTCGTCCTCTCCGGTCTCTTCCTCGATCTGCCCTTGCCGCTCGCGGTCATCGGCCACGAAGGCGGCACCGTCCTCGTGGTCCTGAACGGCCTGCGCCTTCTCGCCGATCCCATCCGCCGCCGCAGAACCGCCTGA